The sequence GTTTACAGAATCGTAATTTCGGCTGCCGACGCCCTCTGCGGTGAAGAAGACGTCTACGGAAAGCTGTGCGAAGAAGCTTGTGCGACCAGCACCGATCGCCCGAACGCGATTGAGGGCATCCTCGTGCGCGCAGAACAGCTCAATTTGCGCACGCCCCTGCCGAATCCAAAAGTTATCGCGCTGACGCAGACGCATTTTCGTTCCCGGGTGGCCGCTGCTTATTTCGAAGACGAACGCCGCCGCATCGCAAGCTTGATATCAAAGTCGGGATTGGGACAAGAGACCTGGTGTCTGGGCGCGGACGCCGCAGGCGGAAGCGGTGTCGCGATCGGCGTGATTGCCCGAGGCGCGGCAGCCTTTCTCGATGCCTGGATCGTGCGGCGCGAACGAATCTCTCCTGAGGCCAAGCGCTACTGGCAATGGCGCATGATGATGCGGCCCTGGGACGTTTTTCTGGCCCAGGTACTTCAATTTCAGTGCCAGCTTCGCGACCTGTTTTCGAAAGACGATGCGCGTAAAGGCGACGACGACCCTTGCGGTGGCGCGCGAAGTGCGCTGAAGGACGCGGCTGCGACGATTTCCGAGCTCCGAGAATTCTATGTGTCAACGGCGCAACGCTTCACTCTGCTTAGGGAGAACCGGGAAGAGGCGACTACCTTCTCCGGCGGCATATCGAAGCTGACGACGCTGAATGACAAGTTGGCGGAAGTCATCAAAGGCCTGGGCACTTCAGTCACCAGTGATCGCGTGTTGATTAACGGCGGGATCGTCGAATTGCCGAGCGCCGGATATCTGCCCGTGGTGCCCGGCGAGGCCGCGCCCATCAACCAACAAGTGCGACGGCTGATGGGTGAAGGCGTCGACCTTCGTTTCTGCGTGGTCCGTCCCGACTATGTCGCGCACGCTTTGGAAGAAGCCCAGCACATGGAGCGTATCTCGCTGCTTCAGGGTCTGGAGGATGCCGAGCGTAAACCGGAAGTCGACATTCTGGTTCCGAACGGCGAGGTGCTCGAACAGAAACAGCTCAGTCCTGGTTCGGGTTTCGAAGCCAGCGTCGATCTCGGTAGCGGCCTGATAGCTCCTGTGAGAATTAGCGACGTAGCCTTGCCTCCGGAACAGCCGATCAATTTGAGAGGCGCGGCCCGCGTTGAAATTTTGCCGACCGGAGGCGGCGCATTCTATCTAAGTGCCCAACGGCAACAAACGCGAACAACTGTGGGTCAGATTTCCGGCCCCATGATCGTGGACTCAAAGACAGTCACTCGGGAAGACAGCCGCATAGTCGGCGCTGACAAATCCGCGCACGTTAGCGGATTCGGTGCCGCCGCCGCAGACTCCAAAGCAACCGTCAATACGGACACTGTCGGCGATTTTCTATCCGTTGCCACGCAGTCACCCCCGCGTTTGGGACTTTGGATCAGCCTGCGTTGCGACCCCAACGTGTTCGGGCTCAGGCGTGGCGACTCAGCCAACATTGATGCGCACGCGATCCTGGCCAGCGGCGCCGAGAGGACTCCCCTGCTCGAAGTGGAGTTGCACGGGATCATCCGAATCACGCAACCGACCGTTACCAGTGGAACGACCCAGAAAGTCACCGGCCATGTTGAAAACGCGCGACTTTCATTTCGCGGCACGGTGTTGGGAAACGCGCAAACAATCTCGAACGGCCTCGTTGACTTCGATGTCGTCGCCGAGCTGCGTAACAAGTCAGCGATCACAGTGCGAATTGACGGTCAGAAAGATTTTATTTTCACAGCTGATTGGGGTCAGGAGCCATTGCAGGTTTCCGCCGAATTCGCCGGCCTCTTGCTGAAAGGCAACACCCGGACAGGAGGGAAAACGTTCGCGTCCGCCAATCTCAAAGAGGATGCCGACGTCCTTTCTGACCAAGACAAGAGACATGTTCAGGCGGTGGCAGCCTTAGAGCTGATTGCCAAGATTCTCAACGATCCGGATTTTGCCGACGCGAAACGACGTCTGCTGTTTCCACCGCCGCCGAAACCGGTTGAGGAGTTGCTGGTGCGCGGCACCATGGACTGGGTCTTGTTCCATCGCCGTCGCACGCGCCGCTGTGAACCCGACGTGGTTCCAGCGCCGGTGCCGCTGCCGCCACGCCGCTATATTTTCTGGATGTTAGTGGCGGCCAATGCCGAGGCCGTGCGGACTGTCGCCGCAGATCTCGCTGCCGGAACGCCGCTCAACCGCGAACTGGTTTTCATGAAACGCGTCGATATCGTGGAATTTGAGCCGGGCCTCGCGACGTTGATTTCCGAACCAGACGATGTCGTTGAGGATTGGAAGCTCACCGATCCCGGCCCAAGGATCGCGCATGCCGCCATTGCCAGCGCCACCGCCAACGACGGCGACGCCGTTGCGAATAGCCGTCTGGGGCGGCTGGAAAAAACCGTCGCCGGGGTTTCCAGCGCCACCAACGCAACCTCGCAGGTACTGGCAACGGTGCATCCGGAGTTGGCCGTCGAGAACACGGACGGCTTTGTTGCCTTTATAACTCTCAGGGAAACCAGACCCGTATGTCACAAGGTTTCCACCTCGCGAGATCCTCGTGAATTCGAAAGAGTTCTGAAGGTAATAGCTGAAGGCAACCTGGATGACATTACGGGCATTTCTGAACTAGGACTGTTAGGCACAGCCGAATTCAAAGGCGGCACGGCTGAGGTCCTCACGCCGGACAGCGCTTCCGATCCGAAGACCTGGCGCCAACTGGGCGATACAGCGGAAGCGATGATAGTCGTCACCTCTAACCAGGATGATGACGCCGTTCCAATGGCGCAGGCTAAGCTCATCCTGGATCGCGTCGGCAGTCGGATCGAAGCTCGAAGTGTCAAAACCCCCGGTAAGCTGCCGACTACCAGGATACCTTGTCCGGCATTCTCTGTGGTGCTCGTACAAGAGGCAGAACAAACGGTTGCTTGCCGTCTGGACGCGAGGACCATCATTTTTGTGGCGACACCAGGGTCCCCTTCAACGGAACAGCTCACTATCAACAACGATTCAAAGACGGACTTCAAGGTAACCCTTACGACGACCACGGCACGCTTTGCCGTGACGTCGCCCAAGACTCCATCCGTAACCGTGGCGGCCGGGAAATCGATCAAGGTGGCAATTCAATACTCGCCGGCGGCAGGAGGTACGAGCGGCGAAGACAAGGACACACTTTCGATTATTACCGAACCGACTGCGGGCCTGTGTCCTACGGTGGCGTTGGTGGGCCAGCCAAAACCAGCTCCGCAGCCCGCGGATCTGAGCATTACAAAGAGCGCCAACGCGTCGACGGTAACTTCCGGCAGTACGATCACCTACACGATCACATTACGCAACGGGGCTTCAGTCGCAGCCACCGACGTGAATGTTACTGATCAGTTACCGGGTAAGGAGGCTTTCCTTAGCGCGCGCGTTGTCACCGGCGCGGGATGGGGCGACCCGGTCGCACCCCCAAAGGAAACGATTGGTGGCACGGTTGTTTTTTCGAAAGCAAGCATGGGCGCCAACGAGACTGCCACGTTCGAGATCGTTATTAGAGCCGGCGGCATCGGGCCAGTTATTAACAACGTGCGTGCGCAGGCCAAGAATGATCCGAATCTTAGTCAGACGAGCGTCACCGTGAATGTGGTGCAAGCTTCGGTTACGCGAAGAGCCCTGCTCATCTTTTCAAATCTTTTCGACGGGACGCGCGTTCCTGATGGAACCACGAGCACCGAATTCACCTTTGTCAACGAGCTTCCGAGCGGGACCACACTGGAAAGCACGCTCAAGGGCGCGAATATTCGTGGAACTGATGCCCGCGTAACATTGGCAACGACGGGAACCCTGGATTCAGGTGCCGCGAAACGGGCCACGGCCGTCGGCGACGCTGTGAAAAAGGTTGGCGCTGTAAGCTCTTTGAGTCCGAATTCCCAACAGCTGAGCGCGGCCGACCGGGCATGGCTCGTGCGAAACAAAATTGACATAACGAACATCGACGACGTGATCTTTGTGGATCGAGTAATCCCCGGCTAGAGCGCGGAAGGTGTTCGCTATTCGTAACCGGATCGCGCCGAGCGACCTGCAATCTATTTGGAGGTGGTTGGGCCTTTCATGAGTGAGCAATAGTTTCGTTGTCCGGACGGTCGGCCCCGTCCGCACGCACATGCACGCAGTTCAACCGTGGTGGAATGTTCGCCTCAGACAAAAAATCCGCCAGTCAGCAACCGGCGCCGGCGGAGGGAGAGAAAAGCGGCGCTCAACGCGAAGCCGCGCTGAATCCAATCTGGCGATCGCTCGCCTTCAACTCATATCCCGTTCAAGCGAAGCTCGCCGTAAGCCAGCCTGACGATCCGCATGAACTCGAAGCAGATCGCGTCGCCGATCAGGTGATGCGAATGGCAGCGAGCCCTCCCGACCGGCCTTTGATCACGCCGCTCGGTCCATTAGAAGCGTCACGCACGTGCGCTGCATGTGAAGAAAACAAACAGCAATTCGTCCAGCGGAAGTGTGCCGGCTGTGAAGAAGAAGAGGAAGGACAACGTCTCCAACGTCAAACATCCGCCGGAACTACCGCGCGTCCCGCGGTGCCATGGCAACTACTGGGAACCCTCGGAGCAGGCGGCCAGCCGCTCGATAGAGCAACGCGCTCTTTCTTTGAACCGCGTTTCGGTCGCGATTTTAGCGGCGTCCGCGTGCATACCGGAGGCGCCGCGGAGCAATCTGCGCGCGACGTCCAAGCCAAAGCTTATACAGTTGGAAGCGACATTGTATTTTCGGCGAACCGATTTGCGCCGACCACTACCGAGGGAAAACGGTTGCTTGCCCATGAGCTAACTCATGTGGCGCAGTCGC is a genomic window of Pyrinomonadaceae bacterium containing:
- a CDS encoding DUF11 domain-containing protein, with protein sequence MATKESQALVLASEANGYIVIPQPTPLTRLNYFDGKFLRASDLKAEQDYLRQLVALSNQAGGAGVAYGFDVTLTKDVKGDQLEIGAGLAIDPSGRVLYLPRSVSIDVQQLIEKSRSDTKSFNEITIRGKGKFAECEIPPPNAPEVDSSQPRDVYRIVISAADALCGEEDVYGKLCEEACATSTDRPNAIEGILVRAEQLNLRTPLPNPKVIALTQTHFRSRVAAAYFEDERRRIASLISKSGLGQETWCLGADAAGGSGVAIGVIARGAAAFLDAWIVRRERISPEAKRYWQWRMMMRPWDVFLAQVLQFQCQLRDLFSKDDARKGDDDPCGGARSALKDAAATISELREFYVSTAQRFTLLRENREEATTFSGGISKLTTLNDKLAEVIKGLGTSVTSDRVLINGGIVELPSAGYLPVVPGEAAPINQQVRRLMGEGVDLRFCVVRPDYVAHALEEAQHMERISLLQGLEDAERKPEVDILVPNGEVLEQKQLSPGSGFEASVDLGSGLIAPVRISDVALPPEQPINLRGAARVEILPTGGGAFYLSAQRQQTRTTVGQISGPMIVDSKTVTREDSRIVGADKSAHVSGFGAAAADSKATVNTDTVGDFLSVATQSPPRLGLWISLRCDPNVFGLRRGDSANIDAHAILASGAERTPLLEVELHGIIRITQPTVTSGTTQKVTGHVENARLSFRGTVLGNAQTISNGLVDFDVVAELRNKSAITVRIDGQKDFIFTADWGQEPLQVSAEFAGLLLKGNTRTGGKTFASANLKEDADVLSDQDKRHVQAVAALELIAKILNDPDFADAKRRLLFPPPPKPVEELLVRGTMDWVLFHRRRTRRCEPDVVPAPVPLPPRRYIFWMLVAANAEAVRTVAADLAAGTPLNRELVFMKRVDIVEFEPGLATLISEPDDVVEDWKLTDPGPRIAHAAIASATANDGDAVANSRLGRLEKTVAGVSSATNATSQVLATVHPELAVENTDGFVAFITLRETRPVCHKVSTSRDPREFERVLKVIAEGNLDDITGISELGLLGTAEFKGGTAEVLTPDSASDPKTWRQLGDTAEAMIVVTSNQDDDAVPMAQAKLILDRVGSRIEARSVKTPGKLPTTRIPCPAFSVVLVQEAEQTVACRLDARTIIFVATPGSPSTEQLTINNDSKTDFKVTLTTTTARFAVTSPKTPSVTVAAGKSIKVAIQYSPAAGGTSGEDKDTLSIITEPTAGLCPTVALVGQPKPAPQPADLSITKSANASTVTSGSTITYTITLRNGASVAATDVNVTDQLPGKEAFLSARVVTGAGWGDPVAPPKETIGGTVVFSKASMGANETATFEIVIRAGGIGPVINNVRAQAKNDPNLSQTSVTVNVVQASVTRRALLIFSNLFDGTRVPDGTTSTEFTFVNELPSGTTLESTLKGANIRGTDARVTLATTGTLDSGAAKRATAVGDAVKKVGAVSSLSPNSQQLSAADRAWLVRNKIDITNIDDVIFVDRVIPG